In a single window of the Labrus mixtus chromosome 20, fLabMix1.1, whole genome shotgun sequence genome:
- the cbx1a gene encoding chromobox protein homolog 1a has product MSSWQNYTSHNPLRTKLPTYVISGGVGGQNGIVSGCLATRRPLCCSIAVHIEDNLNRTSRHSPSGRFVSPLTDSPRQTDTSRCCLSGLPSAQSALRSILCKEAPSADVKLATVAGKKAKKVEEEEPAAAAAPAAEPAAAAAAAAAAAAPPPPADPAAAAADPAPAEEEEEEEYVVEKVLDRRVVKGKAEFLLKWKGFSEEDNTWEPAENLDCPDLIAEYMTKHREKEEKKKEGKRKATSEAAGDSEERGSKKKKEEGEKARGFGRGLQPERIIGATDSSGELMFLMKWKNSDEADLVPAKEANVKCPQVVISFYEERLTWHSYPTEEEDKKEEEKKD; this is encoded by the exons ATGTCCAG CTGGCAAAACTACACTTCCCACAATCCCCTGCGGACCAAACTGCCTACTTACGTAATTTCCGGCGGTGTTGGCGGGCAGAACGGGATCGTTTCTGGTTGTTTAGCGACGCGCAGGCCATTGTGTTGTTCTATCGCAGTGCACATTGAAGATAATCTGAACCGAACCTCGCGGCACAGCCCCTCGGGTAGATTTGTGTCGCCGCTGACTGACTCTCCTCGACAGACCGACACATCGCGGTGTTGTCTCTCGGGCCTACCGTCTGCCCAATCAGCGCTCCGAAGCATTCTCTGCAAAG AGGCGCCCTCAGCAGACGTCAAGCTGGCGACCGTCGCAGGAAAGAAGGCCAAGAaggttgaggaggaggagcctgcagctgcagcagctccagcagctgaACCAgccgctgcagcagcagcagcagcagcagcagcagcgccgCCGCCACCGGCGGATCcggctgcagctgcagcagatccAGCAccggctgaggaggaggaagaggaggagtatgTGGTGGAGAAGGTTCTGGACCGCCGAGTGGTGAAAGGCAAGGCGGAGTTCCTGCTGAAATGGAAGGGCTTCTCAGA GGAGGACAACACGTGGGAGCCTGCGGAGAACCTCGACTGCCCGGACCTCATCGCAGAGTACATGacgaaacacagagagaaggaggagaagaagaaggagggcaAGCGGAAAGCTACGAGCGAGGCCGCGGGAGACTCTGAGGAGCGAGggagcaagaagaagaaggaggag GGTGAGAAGGCTCGAGGGTTCGGCAGAGGGCTGCAGCCGGAGAGGATCATCGGAGCGACGGACTCCAGCGGCGAGCTGATGTTCCTCATGAAGTG GAAGAACTCTGATGAGGCCGACCTCGTCCCAGCAAAGGAGGCCAACGTCAAATGTCCCCAGGTGGTCATCTCGTTCTACGAGGAGCGCCTCACCTGGCACTCCTACCCCACCGAGGAGGAGGataagaaggaggaggagaaaaaggactAG